The Apium graveolens cultivar Ventura chromosome 11, ASM990537v1, whole genome shotgun sequence genome has a window encoding:
- the LOC141697171 gene encoding putative membrane protein At1g75140 yields the protein MQATATKSTNQTGKLSQNKTTQNQFLDLLTFKPHSLKFDPWHFPSKIKKLEEVVKNLTQLVYKLESLIPESIKIETFDGKKKDPVYKKVKRKSVDGGFESNVRDGEISGAVSITKHSLFWSERFQFVSAVKLDSKVTCFSVLPFKDLDGLSKYVAVGNDHGKVFVFSRNGNVLLEFSTLSDSPVTAILSYMSSHNQSVLVTGHENGIILRHSIAELSSGEDGNSLVVENDKKIVVSEIEAGGSPITILEIHHVGRTRYIISTDDSGKIKVFKENGSLHGLAVPTSRPLVFLKQKLLFLTETGAGSLDLRTMKILESGCEGLNYSYVWNYAFDATERSKAYGFTSEGELIHLLLLGDTKNFKCRVRSIKKLDMDEPLAIQTIKGYLLVSNREKVFVYNVSSPHYARSGGPRLLFSAGLDEIVASFLNYQVELEAEKDGVLPLIGSDQEKLVVLSLGSGYVGLYRSNLPIYRGESSSMIWGTPLVIFIVFVFGAWKFFANKKEAYSLWGPEDPFTSTSVTNENEAPLVSNSGERSFMDSSRSEIMDLRGSGLRGPSRRYGSPSRYTGAAANAFRPNSNDTNSNSRPASVDPNYRPTTYSSETNSRHASVDPNYRAASELKFRPKLESAAYSSDNNNIPSSVDPNYRAASELKYRPNVDSTSYPHRRESLYGNSPVGDDNS from the exons ATGCAAGCAACTGCAACCAAATCTACAAACCAAACAGGAAAGTTGAGTCAAAATAAGACAACCCAAAATCAATTTCTGGATCTGCTCACTTTCAAACCCCACTCTTTGAAGTTTGATCCATGGCACTTCCCTTCAAAG ATTAAAAAGCTTGAAGAGGTAGTCAAGAATCTTACCCAGTTGGTATACAAGTTAGAGTCTTTGATCCCGGAGTCAATAAAGATTGAAACTTTTGATGGTAAGAAGAAAGACCCTGTTTATAAAAAGGTTAAAAGAAAGAGTGTGGATGGTGGTTTTGAAAGTAATGTGAGAGATGGAGAGATAAGTGGAGCTGTTTCGATTACCAAGCATAGTCTTTTTTGGTCTGAGAGGTTTCAGTTTGTTTCGGCTGTGAAGCTGGATTCCAAAGTTACTTGTTTTAGTGTGTTGCCGTTTAAGGATTTGGATGGGTTGAGCAAGTATGTTGCGGTTGGGAATGATCATGGGAAAGTTTTTGTGTTTTCGAGAAATGGGAATGTGTTGCTTGAGTTTAGTACGCTGTCGGATTCACCGGTTACAGCCATCTTGTCGTATATGTCTTCGCATAATCAAAGTGTTTTGGTTACGGGGCATGAGAATGGAATCATTTTAAGGCATAGTATAGCGGAGTTGTCGAGTGGAGAGGACGGGAACTCACTTGTTGTGGAGAATGACAAAAAAATTGTTGTATCGGAGATTGAAGCAGGGGGGTCGCCGATTACTATCTTGGAAATACATCATGTTGGGAGGACAAGGTACATTATATCCACTGATGATAGTGGGAAAATTAAGGTTTTTAAAGAAAACGGGTCTCTTCATGGTTTGGCAGTGCCAACAAGCAGACCACTTGTGTTTCTGAAACAAAAGCTCTTGTTTCTTACCGAGACTGGGGCGGGATCACTGGATTTAAGGACCATGAAAATTTTGGAGTCTGGTTGTGAAGGCCTGAACTATTCTTATGTTTGGAATTATGCGTTTGATGCTACAGAGAGGTCAAAAGCCTATGGTTTTACATCAGAGGGTGAACTGATTCATTTACTACTCTTAGGTGATACAAAGAACTTCAAATGCAGAGTTAGATCTATTAAGAAGTTAGATATGGATGAACCTCTAGCTATCCAGACTATTAAAGGTTATTTGCTTGTTTCTAACAGGGAGAAGGTATTCGTTTATAATGTTTCATCTCCACATTATGCTAGGTCTGGTGGGCCTCGGCTTTTGTTTTCTGCTGGTCTTGATGAAATAGTAGCCTCATTTCTCAATTATCAGGTGGAGTTAGAAGCGGAAAAGGATGGAGTATTACCATTGATAGGAAGTGATCAGGAGAAACTTGTTGTTCTCAGTCTTGGAAGTGGATACGTGGGATTGTATCGCTCAAATCTTCCAATTTACCGAGGAGAATCTAGTTCCATGATATGGGGCACTCCTCTAGTAATCTTCATTGTTTTCGTGTTTGGAGCATGGAAATTTTTCGCCAATAAGAAAGAAGCTTATTCTCTTTGGGGACCTGAGGATCCTTTCACTTCTACATCAGTTACAAATGAAAATGAAGCTCCCTTAGTATCTAATTCAGGGGAAAGATCGTTCATGGATTCTTCTAGGAGTGAAATCATGGATTTGCGAGGTAGTGGTCTAAGAGGTCCATCGAGAAGGTATGGCTCACCATCTCGGTACACCGGGGCGGCAGCAAATGCGTTTAGGCCAAACTCCAATGATACCAATTCAAATTCTAGACCTGCTTCTGTAGATCCAAATTATAGGCCCACAACTTACTCCTCTGAGACAAACTCCAGACATGCTTCCGTTGATCCAAATTACAGGGCAGCGTCAGAGTTGAAATTTAGACCGAAACTGGAATCCGCTGCTTACTCCTCTGACAACAACAACATACCTTCTTCCGTCGATCCAAATTATCGAGCAGCATCAGAGTTAAAATATAGGCCAAATGTAGACTCCACTTCATACCCGCATAGGAGAGAGAGCTTATACGGAAACAGTCCAGTTGGGGATGATAACAGTTAA
- the LOC141697099 gene encoding putative protein phosphatase 2C 55: MSSTYLSTLRRAIRQEIKKSFVGPEVGIQDSVKVRGPIGKLFGNSRLLHSVPNTCVPNLNVLLEPSVVAAQSSLHLVNRKKNISVVGAISRTFSIPSVSGPSLHVCGYHTDRLLIEPSHLSLSIHLQKTPMAISSSTALLADSSVINIKSWHGHLLQKTCNADTTYRNICFDISRKAFMKSGNKEQPSDNFLYGFFSYHVVKWSGNFCPAFGFGLGNFHTSAPAMFSAWTASDVSIKNLSHEEQVTSSTDSSEKKVRAGRLLKLNSGSCYLPHPDKEETGGEDAHFICSDEQAIGVADGVGGWADLGVNAGLYARELMSHSVTAIHDEPKGSIDPSRVLEKAYSSTKARGSSTACIIALTEQGVHAINLGDSGFMVTRDGCTIFRSTAQQHDFNFTYQLENGSNGDLPSSGEVSAFPVAAGDVIIAGTDGLFDNLYNNDITAVVVHAVRAGLGPQVTAQKIAALARQRAQDKNRQTPFSTAAQEAGFRYHGGKLDDITVVVSYIANVDTA; this comes from the exons ATGTCATCTACTTACCTATCTACACTGAGGCGTGCTATCAGGCAGGAAATCAAAAAATCATTTGTTGGGCCAGAAGTTGGTATCCAGGATTCTGTTAAAGTTCGTGGTCCCATAGGAAAATTGTTTGGCAACTCTAGGCTGTTGCATTCTGTACCAAACACATGTGTTCCTAATCTGAATGTGCTTTTAGAGCCTAGCGTTGTTGCTGCTCAATCAAGTTTACATCTAGTGAACCGGAAAAAAAATATTTCTGTAGTCGGAGCAATTTCTCGTACATTTTCTATTCCATCTGTTTCTGGGCCCTCACTTCATGTCTGTGGGTATCACACAGATCGCCTGCTTATTGAACCTAGTCATTTGTCACTTAGCATTCACTTACAGAAGACACCTATGGCCATTAGTAGTTCCACAGCTTTGCTTGCTGACTCTTCAGTAATTAACATAAAATCTTGGCATGGGCATCTACTTCAGAAAACATGTAATGCAGATACTACTTACCGGAATATATGTTTTGACATTTCCAGAAAAGCCTTCATGAAATCAGGAAATAAAGAACAACCAAGTGATAACTTTTTATATGGATTCTTCTCATATCATGTGGTGAAGTGGAGTGGAAATTTCTGTCCAGCATTTGGGTTTGGCTTGGGAAATTTCCACACATCAGCGCCTGCTATGTTCTCTGCATGGACTGCTTCTGATGTGAGCATTAAAAACCTTTCTCATGAAGAACAGGTCACAAGTTCTACTGATTCTTCTGAAAA GAAAGTCAGAGCAGGCAGATTATTGAAGCTGAATTCAGGATCATGTTATCTTCCACATCCTGATAAAGAAGAAACTGGCGGGGAGGATGCTCACTTTATATGCTCGGATGAACAAGCAATTGGTGTGGCCGATGGAGTTGGTGGCTGGGCTGATCTCGGTGTTAATGCAGGGCTTTATGCAAGAGAACTTATGTCACATTCGGTTACTGCAATTCATGATGAACCTAAGGGTTCCATCGACCCATCTCGAGTACTGGAGAAAGCGTACTCAAGCACTAAAGCCAGAGGGTCTTCAACTGCTTGCATTATTGCTCTCACAGAACAA GGTGTCCATGCCATTAATTTAGGTGATAGTGGTTTTATGGTTACAAGAGATGGATGTACCATTTTTCGGTCCACCGCGCAACAGCATGATTTCAATTTTACGTATCAACTGGAGAATGGAAGTAATGGTGATTTGCCCAGCTCTGGTGAG GTGTCAGCATTCCCTGTCGCTGCAGGAGATGTCATAATAGCAGGCACAGATGGGCTATTTGATAACTTGTACAATAATGATATTACCGCTGTGGTGGTTCATGCTGTGCGAGCTGGTTTAGGTCCTCAAGTGACAGCCCAGAAGATAGCGGCATTAGCACGCCAAAGAGCACAGGATAAAAATCGACAGACTCCATTTTCCACTGCAGCTCAAGAAGCTGGATTCCGCTACCATGGTGGAAAGCTCGACGACATCACTGTAGTTGTTTCATACATAGCCAATGTTGACACTGCCTAG
- the LOC141696805 gene encoding cytochrome P450 734A1-like isoform X2 gives MILLLLVIFLVFVSVKAVYSIIWVPWRIQRFFRKQGVDGPSYRPFYGNIAEIMKMTKEAQSKSIPFTHDIVHRVSPDYYLWSVKYGKTFLCWFGLKPRLALADPDMIKEGLPGLTGDKWAAHRRIATPAFHMEEVKAWVPEMVGSVTKMLENWEYKRGERDEFEMEIYKEFHDLSAEILSKTVFGSSFEEGKRIFELQEQQVSLTMQALQNVYIPGFRFLPTEMNKLRWRLEKETRDSIRTIIERNSKTTGNLKNLISLLMSGSSVMKELGPGLDIEEVIDECKTFYFAGKETTANAVTWAVLLLARHPEWQSKAREEVFQVCKDNELPTADKLHEFKIVTMILKETLRLYNPVSRLLRRTLKNVKVGHLNIPAGTEFYVALADVHHEIEIWGPDANEFNPSRFGEPRKHLGSYFPFGLGSKNCIGRNLALVEAKIILAMIIKQFSFVVSPSYVHAPMMSLTLQPQYGAHILVRRITSN, from the exons ATGATCCTTTTGCTTCTCGTCATCTTTCTAGTTTTTGTAAGCGTAAAAGCTGTTTACTCGATTATTTGGGTTCCATGGAGAATTCAACGATTCTTCAGGAAACAAGGTGTGGACGGCCCTAGCTACCGTCCGTTCTATGGAAACATAGCAGAGATCATGAAAATGACCAAGGAGGCTCAGTCAAAATCCATTCCTTTCACTCATGATATAGTGCACCGTGTGTCCCCAGATTATTACCTGTGGTCTGTCAAGTATGGCAAGACTTTTTTGTGTTGGTTCGGGCTCAAGCCAAGACTAGCTTTGGCAGATCCTGATATGATTAAAGAG GGACTTCCGGGGTTGACAGGTGACAAATGGGCTGCTCATCGAAGGATAGCAACCCCAGCATTCCATATGGAAGAAGTGAAG GCTTGGGTGCCAGAGATGGTGGGCAGTGTTACAAAAATGCTGGAGAATTGGGAATATAAAAGAGGAGAAAGGGATGAATTTGAGATGGAAATCTACAAAGAATTTCATGACTTGTCAGCTGAGATTCTATCAAAAACAGTTTTCGGGAGTAGTTTTGAAGAGGGGAAGCGCATATTTGAGTTGCAAGAACAACAAGTCAGTCTTACAATGCAGGCATTGCAGAATGTCTATATTCCTGGATTCAG GTTCTTGCCTACTGAAATGAACAAATTGAGGTGGAGATTAGAGAAGGAAACTCGAGATTCAATCAGGACGATTATTGAGAGAAATAGCAAAACAACTGGGAATTTGAAGAATTTAATAAGTCTATTAATGTCTGGTAGTAGTGTCATGAAAGAACTTGGACCTGGGTTGGACATTGAGGAAGTTATTGATGAGTGCAAGACATTCTATTTTGCGGGAAAAGAAACAACAGCGAATGCTGTTACTTGGGCAGTTCTCCTTCTAGCACGGCATCCAGAATGGCAAAGCAAAGCCCGCGAGGAAGTTTTTCAAGTGTGCAAAGACAACGAGCTTCCAACTGCAGACAAATTACACGAGTTCAAGATA GTTACTATGATACTGAAAGAAACACTCAGACTCTACAATCCTGTTAGTCGTTTATTAAGACGGACCTTGAAGAATGTTAAGGTTGGCCACTTGAACATTCCAGCTGGAACAGAATTCTATGTGGCACTAGCAGATGTTCATCATGAAATAGAGATATGGGGACCAGATGCAAATGAATTCAATCCTTCAAGGTTTGGTGAACCTCGAAAGCATTTGGGTTCTTACTTTCCGTTTGGCTTAGGATCCAAAAATTGTATTGGTCGAAACCTGGCATTGGTTGAAGCTAAAATTATCCTAGCTATGATCATTAAGCAGTTTTCCTTTGTGGTTTCACCATCATATGTTCATGCTCCAATGATGTCGCTCACGTTGCAGCCTCAATACGGTGCTCATATTCTTGTAAGGAGGATCACCAGTAATTAA
- the LOC141697732 gene encoding outer envelope pore protein 24A, chloroplastic-like, with protein sequence MIKGSLKVKNTNDKNSAGATFAVTAGNVKLRASMTEAIIVNGPSFNGLALSLEKPGSFIIDYNVPKKDIRFQFMNSIRVAEKPISLNYIHFRNDNRTILDGTIAFDSANKVSVNHVVGSGNAKLKYTYLHGGVTTFEQSYDVAKETWDFAVSRKVYGDDVFKTSYQTSKKLLGLDWSRTTKQNGSFKISASFVVGEQLKTPNISAETSWDFEM encoded by the exons ATGATTAAAGGGTCACTTAAAGTCAAAAACACCAATGACAAAAACTCCGCCGGCGCCACCTTCGCCGTCACCGCCGGCAATGTCAAACTCCGAGCTTCCATGACCGAGGCCATCATAGTCAACGGCCCTTCCTTCAACGGCCTTGCTCTCTCCCTCGAAAAACCCGGTTCTTTCATCATCGACTATAACGTCCCCAAAAAG GATATTAGATTTCAGTTTATGAACTCGATTAGGGTTGCGGAGAAACCGATAAGCTTGAATTATATTCATTTTAGAAATGATAATCGGACGATACTTGATGGGACCATAGCGTTTGATTCGGCTAATAAGGTGTCGGTTAATCATGTGGTTGGTTCGGGGAATGCGAAATTGAAGTACACTTATTTGCACGGTGGAGTGACTACGTTTGAACAGAGTTATGATGTGGCTAAGGAGACTTGGGATTTTGCGGTTTCCAGAAAGGTTTATGGAGATGATGTGTTTAAGACTTCGTATCAGACTTCGAAGAAGTTGTTAGGGCTTGATTGGAGTAGGACGACTAAGCAAAATGGATCTTTTAAG ATTTCAGCATCATTCGTCGTGGGAGAACAGCTAAAAACCCCAAATATAAGTGCCGAGACTTCATGGGATTTTGAAATGTGA
- the LOC141696805 gene encoding cytochrome P450 734A1-like isoform X1: MILLLLVIFLVFVSVKAVYSIIWVPWRIQRFFRKQGVDGPSYRPFYGNIAEIMKMTKEAQSKSIPFTHDIVHRVSPDYYLWSVKYGKTFLCWFGLKPRLALADPDMIKEVFPNTIDTIDKLEFNPLSKLLFGQGLPGLTGDKWAAHRRIATPAFHMEEVKAWVPEMVGSVTKMLENWEYKRGERDEFEMEIYKEFHDLSAEILSKTVFGSSFEEGKRIFELQEQQVSLTMQALQNVYIPGFRFLPTEMNKLRWRLEKETRDSIRTIIERNSKTTGNLKNLISLLMSGSSVMKELGPGLDIEEVIDECKTFYFAGKETTANAVTWAVLLLARHPEWQSKAREEVFQVCKDNELPTADKLHEFKIVTMILKETLRLYNPVSRLLRRTLKNVKVGHLNIPAGTEFYVALADVHHEIEIWGPDANEFNPSRFGEPRKHLGSYFPFGLGSKNCIGRNLALVEAKIILAMIIKQFSFVVSPSYVHAPMMSLTLQPQYGAHILVRRITSN, from the exons ATGATCCTTTTGCTTCTCGTCATCTTTCTAGTTTTTGTAAGCGTAAAAGCTGTTTACTCGATTATTTGGGTTCCATGGAGAATTCAACGATTCTTCAGGAAACAAGGTGTGGACGGCCCTAGCTACCGTCCGTTCTATGGAAACATAGCAGAGATCATGAAAATGACCAAGGAGGCTCAGTCAAAATCCATTCCTTTCACTCATGATATAGTGCACCGTGTGTCCCCAGATTATTACCTGTGGTCTGTCAAGTATGGCAAGACTTTTTTGTGTTGGTTCGGGCTCAAGCCAAGACTAGCTTTGGCAGATCCTGATATGATTAAAGAGGTCTTTCCTAATACAATTGATACGATTGATAAGCTTGAGTTCAATCCTTTGTCTAAGCTGCTCTTTGGGCAGGGACTTCCGGGGTTGACAGGTGACAAATGGGCTGCTCATCGAAGGATAGCAACCCCAGCATTCCATATGGAAGAAGTGAAG GCTTGGGTGCCAGAGATGGTGGGCAGTGTTACAAAAATGCTGGAGAATTGGGAATATAAAAGAGGAGAAAGGGATGAATTTGAGATGGAAATCTACAAAGAATTTCATGACTTGTCAGCTGAGATTCTATCAAAAACAGTTTTCGGGAGTAGTTTTGAAGAGGGGAAGCGCATATTTGAGTTGCAAGAACAACAAGTCAGTCTTACAATGCAGGCATTGCAGAATGTCTATATTCCTGGATTCAG GTTCTTGCCTACTGAAATGAACAAATTGAGGTGGAGATTAGAGAAGGAAACTCGAGATTCAATCAGGACGATTATTGAGAGAAATAGCAAAACAACTGGGAATTTGAAGAATTTAATAAGTCTATTAATGTCTGGTAGTAGTGTCATGAAAGAACTTGGACCTGGGTTGGACATTGAGGAAGTTATTGATGAGTGCAAGACATTCTATTTTGCGGGAAAAGAAACAACAGCGAATGCTGTTACTTGGGCAGTTCTCCTTCTAGCACGGCATCCAGAATGGCAAAGCAAAGCCCGCGAGGAAGTTTTTCAAGTGTGCAAAGACAACGAGCTTCCAACTGCAGACAAATTACACGAGTTCAAGATA GTTACTATGATACTGAAAGAAACACTCAGACTCTACAATCCTGTTAGTCGTTTATTAAGACGGACCTTGAAGAATGTTAAGGTTGGCCACTTGAACATTCCAGCTGGAACAGAATTCTATGTGGCACTAGCAGATGTTCATCATGAAATAGAGATATGGGGACCAGATGCAAATGAATTCAATCCTTCAAGGTTTGGTGAACCTCGAAAGCATTTGGGTTCTTACTTTCCGTTTGGCTTAGGATCCAAAAATTGTATTGGTCGAAACCTGGCATTGGTTGAAGCTAAAATTATCCTAGCTATGATCATTAAGCAGTTTTCCTTTGTGGTTTCACCATCATATGTTCATGCTCCAATGATGTCGCTCACGTTGCAGCCTCAATACGGTGCTCATATTCTTGTAAGGAGGATCACCAGTAATTAA